The Streptomyces sp. NBC_00344 genome includes a window with the following:
- the hemW gene encoding radical SAM family heme chaperone HemW has translation MPSVLPDGEPVPDDGALPGHALAGAGERPLGFYLHVPYCATRCGYCDFNTYTATELRSSGGVAASQDSYAANLIDEVRLARKVLGDDPRPVRTVFVGGGTPTLLDASDLVRMLGAVRDEFGLADDAEITTEANPESVGPAYLAALREGGFNRISFGMQSARQHVLKVLDRTHTPGRPEECVAEARAAGFGHVNLDLIYGTPGESDDDWRASLAAAVGAGPDHISAYALIVEEGTGLARRIRRGEVPMTDDDVHADRYLIADSVLAEAGYSWYEVSNWATTDAARCLHNELYWRGADWWGAGPGAHSHVGGVRWWNVKHPGAYAAALASGRSPGAGREILPDEDRRVERILLELRLLEGCPLSILAPAGLAAARRALADGLLSAGPFEEGRAVLTLRGRLLADAVVRDLVD, from the coding sequence ATGCCTTCCGTACTGCCCGATGGTGAGCCCGTGCCCGACGACGGGGCGCTGCCCGGTCATGCCCTGGCAGGCGCGGGTGAGCGGCCGCTCGGGTTCTATCTGCACGTGCCGTACTGCGCGACGCGCTGCGGCTACTGCGACTTCAACACCTACACCGCGACGGAGCTCCGGAGTTCCGGCGGTGTGGCGGCCTCCCAGGACAGCTACGCGGCGAACCTGATCGACGAGGTGAGGCTGGCCCGCAAGGTGCTCGGCGACGACCCCCGCCCGGTGCGGACGGTGTTCGTCGGCGGCGGCACGCCGACCCTGCTCGACGCCTCCGACCTGGTGCGGATGCTCGGTGCGGTCCGCGATGAGTTCGGTCTTGCCGATGACGCGGAGATCACCACCGAGGCCAACCCGGAGTCCGTCGGCCCGGCCTATCTGGCGGCTCTGCGGGAGGGCGGCTTCAACCGGATCTCGTTCGGGATGCAGAGCGCCCGGCAGCATGTGCTGAAGGTCCTGGACCGTACGCATACGCCCGGCAGGCCCGAGGAATGTGTCGCCGAGGCGCGCGCCGCGGGCTTCGGCCACGTCAATCTCGATCTGATCTACGGCACGCCCGGGGAGTCCGACGACGACTGGCGGGCCTCGCTGGCCGCTGCCGTCGGGGCGGGTCCCGACCACATCTCCGCCTACGCGCTCATTGTCGAGGAGGGCACCGGGCTCGCCCGGCGGATCCGGCGCGGCGAGGTCCCGATGACCGACGACGACGTCCACGCCGACCGCTATCTGATCGCGGACTCCGTGCTGGCCGAGGCGGGCTACTCCTGGTACGAGGTCTCCAACTGGGCGACCACCGACGCGGCGCGCTGTCTCCACAACGAGCTGTACTGGCGGGGGGCGGACTGGTGGGGCGCGGGCCCCGGAGCGCACAGTCATGTGGGCGGCGTGCGCTGGTGGAACGTCAAGCATCCGGGGGCCTACGCCGCGGCCCTGGCTTCCGGCAGGTCTCCGGGGGCCGGCCGCGAGATCCTGCCCGACGAGGACCGCAGGGTGGAACGGATCCTGCTCGAACTGCGGCTGCTCGAGGGGTGCCCGCTCTCCATCCTCGCTCCCGCCGGGCTGGCGGCGGCCCGCCGGGCGCTGGCGGACGGGCTGCTGTCGGCCGGGCCCTTCGAGGAGGGACGGGCCGTGCTGACGCTGCGGGGGCGGCTGTTGGCCGACGCGGTGGTCAGGGACCTGGTGGACTGA
- a CDS encoding 16S rRNA (uracil(1498)-N(3))-methyltransferase: protein MTAPVFVAEDLGSAGPGPGGTFVLQGPEGRHAVSVKRLRAGEDIVLTDGRGRWADCVVLAAEGKDRLVVELGTRHEEPPPVPRITVVQALPKGDRGEVAVETMTETGVDTIVPWQAARCITQWRGERGAKSLAKWRSTARESGKQSRRTRFPEVADAASTKQVAALLAEADFAAVLHEDRDYGSAPLAAVELPSAGEIVLVVGPEGGVSPEELAVFADAGARTSRLGASVLRTSTAGTAAAALLLGRTGRWG, encoded by the coding sequence GTGACCGCCCCTGTCTTCGTCGCGGAGGACCTCGGCAGTGCCGGACCGGGCCCCGGCGGCACCTTCGTACTGCAGGGCCCCGAGGGCAGGCACGCGGTGTCCGTGAAGAGGCTGCGGGCGGGCGAGGACATCGTGCTGACCGACGGCCGCGGCCGGTGGGCGGACTGCGTGGTCCTGGCGGCCGAGGGCAAGGACCGTCTGGTCGTGGAACTCGGCACCCGGCACGAGGAGCCGCCGCCCGTGCCGAGGATCACCGTCGTCCAGGCACTCCCCAAGGGGGACCGCGGCGAGGTCGCGGTCGAGACGATGACGGAGACCGGCGTCGACACGATCGTGCCCTGGCAGGCCGCCCGCTGCATCACCCAGTGGCGGGGCGAGCGGGGCGCCAAGTCCCTTGCCAAATGGCGCAGTACGGCCAGGGAGTCCGGCAAGCAGTCGCGCCGGACGCGCTTCCCCGAGGTCGCGGACGCGGCGAGCACCAAACAGGTTGCCGCACTTCTGGCCGAAGCGGACTTCGCCGCTGTCCTGCACGAGGACCGGGACTACGGGAGCGCCCCACTGGCCGCGGTGGAGCTGCCTTCCGCGGGGGAGATCGTGCTGGTCGTCGGCCCCGAAGGGGGAGTGTCCCCGGAGGAACTGGCGGTCTTCGCGGATGCGGGGGCGAGGACCAGCCGGCTGGGCGCGAGTGTGCTCAGGACATCCACCGCGGGGACCGCAGCGGCAGCGCTCCTGCTGGGGCGTACCGGGCGCTGGGGGTAG
- a CDS encoding nitronate monooxygenase codes for MSSALADLCRYPIVQAPMAGGASGPQLAAAVSEAGGLGFLAAGYKTADGMYEEIKQLRGLTGLPFGVNLFMPQPESADPSAVEVYGHQLAGEATWYETSLGDALGSSDDGYEAKLAILLDDPVPVVSFTFGCPSRDVLDAFDRVNTFTIVTVTTPEEAQAAQWCGADAVCVQGVEAGGHQGTHRDDPQTDGTGIGLLALITLVRETVQLPVIATGGLMRGSQVAAVLAAGADAAQLGTAFVACPESGAHVLHKQALTNPLFVRTALTRAFSGRPARGLVNRFMREHGPYAPAAYPQVHHLTAGLRKAAAGVGDAQGMALWAGQGHRLARDLPAGRLVDVLVAELEAARAASAERGRP; via the coding sequence ATGTCCTCCGCACTCGCCGATCTCTGCCGGTATCCGATCGTGCAGGCCCCCATGGCGGGCGGTGCTTCGGGCCCGCAGCTCGCCGCGGCCGTCAGCGAGGCGGGCGGCCTCGGATTTCTCGCCGCCGGGTACAAGACCGCCGACGGCATGTACGAGGAGATCAAACAGCTGCGCGGTCTCACCGGACTGCCCTTCGGGGTGAATCTCTTCATGCCGCAGCCGGAGAGCGCCGACCCCTCCGCCGTCGAGGTCTACGGCCATCAGCTCGCCGGTGAGGCGACCTGGTACGAAACCTCGCTCGGGGACGCGCTCGGCAGCTCGGACGACGGTTACGAGGCCAAGCTCGCCATACTGCTGGACGACCCCGTACCGGTTGTCTCCTTCACCTTCGGATGCCCGTCGCGCGATGTCCTCGACGCCTTCGACCGGGTCAACACCTTCACGATTGTCACCGTCACCACCCCCGAAGAGGCCCAGGCCGCCCAGTGGTGCGGTGCCGACGCTGTCTGCGTCCAGGGTGTGGAGGCCGGCGGGCACCAGGGCACCCACCGCGACGACCCGCAGACCGACGGGACGGGGATCGGGCTGCTCGCACTGATCACCCTGGTGCGGGAGACCGTTCAGCTGCCCGTCATCGCGACCGGGGGCCTGATGCGCGGCTCCCAGGTCGCCGCGGTGCTCGCGGCGGGCGCGGACGCGGCGCAGCTCGGCACCGCGTTCGTGGCGTGCCCCGAGTCCGGAGCCCATGTGCTGCACAAGCAGGCACTGACCAATCCGCTGTTCGTGCGGACGGCGCTCACCCGGGCGTTCTCCGGCCGCCCGGCCCGGGGGCTGGTCAACCGTTTCATGCGCGAGCACGGTCCGTACGCGCCCGCCGCCTATCCGCAGGTGCACCACCTCACCGCGGGACTGCGCAAGGCCGCGGCCGGGGTGGGCGATGCCCAGGGCATGGCGCTGTGGGCCGGACAGGGGCACCGGCTGGCCCGTGACCTGCCGGCCGGCCGGCTGGTCGACGTGCTGGTCGCCGAACTGGAGGCGGCGCGCGCCGCGTCGGCGGAGCGGGGCAGGCCGTGA
- a CDS encoding MBL fold metallo-hydrolase: protein MDVTWEDSGWEHLAADVGRRRLPGWDATVGLVAGRDAVLLYDTGSSLGEGSAIRAGVAELLGREVTHIALSHPHFDHVLGTAAFPGARVYGAVGADRLLTRGSRGAGALRDDAVRHGLPQAEADEAVDRLVGPHHPVSGELSLDLGGRQVVLANIGPGHTGHDLVLLVPGSPDVMFCGDLVEESGEPQAGPDAVLSQWPAALDRLLALGGEDALYVPGHGAVVDASFVRAQRDVLAARSRVS from the coding sequence ATGGACGTCACTTGGGAAGACTCCGGCTGGGAACACCTTGCCGCAGATGTCGGCCGGCGCCGTCTCCCCGGCTGGGACGCGACCGTCGGACTGGTCGCGGGCCGGGATGCGGTACTGCTCTACGACACCGGCTCGTCGCTCGGCGAGGGCTCCGCGATCCGCGCCGGGGTGGCGGAGCTGCTGGGCCGGGAAGTGACGCACATCGCGTTGAGCCACCCGCATTTCGACCACGTGCTGGGGACCGCCGCCTTCCCGGGCGCCCGGGTGTACGGAGCGGTGGGTGCGGACCGGCTCCTCACCCGCGGCTCCCGCGGCGCGGGCGCGCTGCGCGACGACGCGGTACGTCACGGTCTCCCGCAGGCCGAGGCCGACGAGGCGGTGGACCGGCTGGTCGGGCCGCACCATCCCGTCTCCGGTGAACTGTCCCTCGATCTGGGCGGCCGGCAGGTCGTCCTGGCGAACATCGGCCCCGGGCACACCGGCCACGATCTGGTGCTCCTCGTCCCGGGCAGCCCCGATGTGATGTTCTGCGGCGACCTCGTCGAGGAGTCCGGCGAGCCGCAGGCGGGCCCCGACGCGGTGCTGTCGCAGTGGCCTGCCGCCCTTGACCGGTTGCTGGCGCTGGGCGGCGAGGACGCGCTGTACGTGCCGGGCCACGGGGCTGTGGTGGACGCCTCCTTCGTCCGTGCCCAGCGGGATGTGCTGGCAGCGCGCTCACGGGTGTCGTAG
- the lepA gene encoding translation elongation factor 4, which yields MPATPTNVPEPSRTDPALIRNFCIIAHIDHGKSTLADRMLQLTGVVDQRQMRAQYLDRMDIERERGITIKSQAVRLPWAPSAGEDKGTTHVLNMIDTPGHVDFTYEVSRSLAACEGTVLLVDAAQGIEAQTLANLYLAMENDLTIVPVLNKIDLPAAQPEKFSEELANLIGCQPEDVLKVSAKTGVGVDALLDRVVRDVPAPVGNADAPARAMIFDSVYDSYRGVVTYVRVIDGQLNKRERIRMMSTNATHELLEIGVSSPEMTPADGIGVGEVGYIITGVKDVRQSKVGDTITSLHKGATEALGGYKDPKPMVFSGLYPLDGSDYPDLREALEKLQLNDAALVYEPETSAALGFGFRVGFLGLLHLDVVRERLEREFNLELIATAPNVVYRVEMEDGTEHTVTNPSEFPEGKIDKVHEPVVRATVLAPSEFIGAIMELCQNRRGTLLGMDYLSEDRVEIRYTLPLAEIVFDFFDQLKSKTRGYASLDYEPTGEQSAQLVKVDILLHGDKVDAFSAVTHKDKAYAYGVRLVAKLQKLIPRQNFEVPIQAAIGARVIARETVRAIRKDVLAKCYGGDISRKRKLLEKQKEGKKRMKMVGNVEVPQEAFIAVLSTDESGGESKAKK from the coding sequence GTGCCCGCGACTCCTACCAACGTGCCCGAGCCGAGCCGTACCGACCCGGCGCTGATCCGCAATTTCTGCATCATCGCGCACATCGACCACGGCAAGTCGACCCTTGCCGACCGGATGCTCCAGCTGACCGGTGTCGTCGACCAGCGGCAGATGCGCGCTCAGTACCTCGACCGTATGGACATCGAGCGCGAGCGCGGCATCACGATCAAGTCCCAGGCGGTCCGGCTGCCCTGGGCGCCCTCCGCGGGAGAGGACAAGGGCACGACCCATGTCCTCAACATGATCGACACCCCGGGTCACGTGGACTTCACCTATGAGGTCTCACGTTCCCTCGCGGCCTGCGAGGGGACCGTCCTGCTGGTCGACGCCGCTCAGGGCATCGAGGCGCAGACCCTCGCCAACCTCTACCTGGCGATGGAGAACGACCTCACCATCGTCCCGGTGCTCAACAAGATCGACCTGCCGGCCGCCCAGCCCGAGAAGTTCTCCGAGGAGCTGGCGAACCTCATCGGCTGCCAGCCGGAGGACGTGCTGAAGGTCTCGGCGAAGACCGGTGTCGGTGTGGACGCGCTGCTCGACCGGGTGGTCAGGGACGTTCCCGCGCCGGTCGGCAATGCCGACGCCCCGGCCCGCGCGATGATCTTCGACTCGGTGTATGACTCCTACCGTGGTGTCGTCACCTATGTACGGGTCATCGACGGTCAGCTCAACAAGCGTGAGCGCATCCGGATGATGTCCACCAACGCCACCCACGAGCTGCTGGAGATCGGTGTCTCGTCCCCCGAGATGACCCCGGCGGACGGTATCGGGGTGGGCGAGGTCGGCTACATCATCACCGGCGTCAAGGACGTCAGGCAGTCCAAGGTCGGTGACACCATCACCTCGCTCCACAAGGGGGCGACCGAGGCACTCGGCGGCTACAAGGACCCCAAGCCGATGGTGTTCTCCGGGCTCTATCCGCTGGACGGCTCGGACTACCCGGACCTGCGGGAGGCCCTGGAGAAGCTCCAGCTCAACGATGCCGCTCTGGTGTACGAGCCGGAGACATCCGCGGCCCTGGGCTTCGGTTTCCGGGTCGGCTTCCTCGGGCTGCTCCACCTCGATGTGGTCCGTGAGCGCCTGGAGCGTGAGTTCAACCTGGAACTCATCGCCACCGCGCCCAACGTGGTCTACCGGGTGGAGATGGAGGACGGCACGGAGCACACCGTCACCAACCCGAGTGAGTTCCCCGAGGGCAAGATCGACAAGGTGCACGAGCCGGTCGTCCGTGCCACGGTCCTCGCCCCCAGCGAGTTCATCGGCGCGATCATGGAGCTCTGCCAGAACCGCCGGGGCACCCTGCTCGGTATGGACTACCTCTCCGAGGACCGGGTCGAGATCCGCTACACCCTGCCGCTCGCCGAGATCGTCTTCGACTTCTTCGACCAGCTGAAGTCCAAGACCCGCGGCTATGCCTCGCTCGACTACGAGCCGACGGGTGAGCAGAGTGCCCAGCTGGTCAAGGTCGACATCCTGCTGCACGGCGACAAGGTCGACGCCTTCTCCGCCGTCACGCACAAGGACAAGGCGTACGCCTACGGCGTGCGGCTGGTCGCCAAGCTCCAGAAGCTCATCCCGCGGCAGAACTTCGAGGTGCCGATCCAGGCGGCCATCGGTGCCCGGGTCATCGCCCGCGAGACCGTCCGCGCCATCCGCAAGGACGTCCTCGCCAAGTGCTACGGCGGTGACATCTCCCGCAAGCGGAAGCTGCTGGAGAAGCAGAAGGAGGGCAAGAAGCGGATGAAGATGGTGGGCAATGTGGAGGTTCCGCAGGAGGCCTTCATCGCTGTGCTGTCCACCGACGAGTCCGGCGGCGAGAGCAAGGCGAAGAAGTAG
- a CDS encoding AMP-dependent synthetase/ligase gives MSDTQTLIDSRPPSVATLFTQRVAETPDAEAYRFPVPAASGDGPDEWKSLSWGQAAERVYAVAAGLIDLGVRPEERVALASSTRVEWILADLGVMCAGAATTTIYPSTNAEESAYILSDSESRVLIAEDAAQLAKAQERRAELPHLTHVVVIDASGIAPDDSGWVISLAELEARGAALLEKQPEAVRERIGAITADQLATLIYTSGTTGKPKGVRLPHDNWSYMAKATVSTGLITKDDVQYLWLPLAHVFGKVLTSGQIEVGHVTAVDGRVDKIIENLPVVQPTYMAAVPRIFEKVYNGVAAKARAGGGAKYKIFQWAAEVAREHAKVTQDNFRRTGNATAPFALAAKHKVADTLVFAKIREAFGGRLRACVSGSAALAPDIGFFFAGAGIHILEGYGLTESSAASFVNPGEAYRTGTVGKPLPGTEVRIAGDGEVMLRGPGIMAGYHRLPEKTAEVLESDGWFHTGDIGELSADGYLRITDRKKDLIKTSGGKYIAPAEVEGQFKAVCPFVSNILVHGADRNFCTALIALDEPTILGWAEENGLGGRTYADVVASKAVESLIEGYVTRLNEGLQRWQTVKKFRLLPRDLDIEHGELTPSLKLKRPVVEREYKALIEDMYAGSREA, from the coding sequence GTGAGCGACACACAGACTTTGATCGATAGCCGGCCGCCCTCCGTGGCGACCCTTTTCACCCAGCGGGTCGCGGAAACCCCGGACGCCGAGGCGTACCGCTTCCCCGTCCCGGCCGCCTCCGGCGACGGACCCGATGAGTGGAAGTCGCTGAGCTGGGGCCAGGCGGCGGAGCGGGTGTACGCCGTCGCCGCCGGTCTGATCGATCTCGGGGTCAGGCCGGAGGAGCGCGTCGCGCTCGCTTCGAGCACCCGGGTCGAGTGGATCCTCGCCGACCTGGGGGTGATGTGCGCGGGGGCGGCCACCACCACGATCTACCCCTCGACGAACGCCGAGGAGTCCGCGTACATCCTCTCCGACTCCGAGAGCCGGGTGCTGATCGCCGAGGACGCCGCGCAGCTGGCCAAGGCGCAGGAGCGGCGGGCGGAGCTGCCCCATCTCACCCATGTGGTGGTGATCGACGCCTCCGGTATCGCCCCGGACGACAGCGGCTGGGTGATCTCGCTCGCCGAGCTCGAGGCCCGCGGCGCGGCCCTCCTGGAGAAGCAGCCCGAAGCGGTGCGGGAGCGGATCGGGGCCATCACGGCCGATCAGCTCGCCACCCTGATCTACACCTCGGGCACCACCGGTAAGCCCAAGGGCGTCAGGCTGCCGCACGACAACTGGTCGTACATGGCCAAGGCCACCGTTTCGACCGGGCTGATCACCAAGGACGACGTCCAGTACCTCTGGCTGCCGCTGGCCCATGTCTTCGGCAAGGTGCTGACCTCCGGCCAGATCGAGGTCGGCCATGTCACCGCGGTCGACGGCCGGGTCGACAAGATCATCGAGAACCTTCCGGTGGTGCAGCCGACCTACATGGCGGCGGTGCCGCGGATCTTCGAGAAGGTCTACAACGGCGTCGCTGCCAAGGCGAGAGCCGGTGGCGGCGCGAAGTACAAGATCTTCCAGTGGGCCGCCGAGGTGGCCCGCGAGCACGCGAAGGTCACCCAGGACAACTTCCGCCGTACCGGCAACGCGACGGCGCCGTTCGCCCTGGCCGCCAAGCACAAGGTCGCGGACACGCTGGTGTTCGCCAAGATCCGTGAGGCGTTCGGCGGACGGCTGCGCGCCTGCGTCTCCGGATCGGCCGCGCTCGCCCCCGACATCGGGTTCTTCTTCGCCGGCGCGGGCATCCACATCCTGGAGGGGTACGGCCTGACGGAGTCCAGCGCCGCGTCCTTCGTCAACCCGGGTGAGGCCTACCGCACCGGCACGGTCGGCAAGCCGCTGCCCGGCACCGAGGTGCGCATCGCCGGCGACGGCGAGGTCATGCTCCGCGGCCCCGGCATCATGGCGGGCTACCACCGGCTGCCGGAGAAGACCGCCGAGGTGCTGGAGTCCGACGGCTGGTTCCACACCGGCGACATCGGCGAACTGTCGGCCGACGGCTACCTGCGGATCACGGACCGCAAGAAGGACCTCATCAAGACGTCGGGCGGCAAGTACATCGCGCCGGCCGAGGTCGAGGGGCAGTTCAAGGCGGTGTGCCCGTTCGTCTCCAACATTCTGGTGCACGGAGCCGACCGCAACTTCTGCACCGCGCTGATCGCGCTCGACGAGCCGACCATCCTGGGCTGGGCCGAGGAGAACGGCCTCGGCGGCAGGACGTACGCCGACGTGGTGGCGTCCAAGGCCGTCGAGTCGCTGATCGAGGGCTATGTCACGCGCCTCAACGAGGGGCTGCAGCGCTGGCAGACGGTCAAGAAGTTCCGGCTGCTGCCCCGCGACCTGGACATCGAGCACGGTGAACTGACACCCAGCCTCAAGCTGAAGCGCCCGGTGGTGGAGCGCGAGTACAAGGCGCTCATCGAGGACATGTACGCGGGTTCGCGCGAGGCCTGA
- the dnaJ gene encoding molecular chaperone DnaJ — protein MATDYYAVLGVRRDASQDEIKKAFRRLARELHPDVNPDPKTQERFKEINAAYEVLSDPQKKQVYDLGGDPLSQAGGGGAGGFGAGGFGNFSDIMDAFFGTASQRGPRSRTRRGQDAMIRLEIDLNESAFGTTKDIQVDTAVVCTTCSGEGAAPGTSAQTCDMCRGRGEVSQVTRSFLGQVMTSRPCPQCQGFGTVVPTPCPECAGDGRIRSRRTLTVKIPAGVDNGTRIQLAGEGEVGPGGGPAGDLYVEIHELPHAVFQRRGDDLHCTVTVPMTAAALGTKVPLETLDALEEVDIRPGTQSGQSIPMHQRGITHLRGGGRGDLIVHVEVLTPSKLDPEQERILREFAKLRGEERPTGQFQPGQQGLFSRLKDAFNGR, from the coding sequence GTGGCCACGGACTACTACGCCGTTCTCGGCGTGCGCCGCGACGCTTCCCAGGACGAGATCAAGAAGGCATTCCGGCGGCTGGCGCGCGAGCTCCACCCGGACGTGAATCCCGATCCCAAGACGCAGGAACGCTTCAAGGAGATCAACGCCGCTTACGAGGTGTTGTCGGACCCGCAGAAGAAGCAGGTCTACGACCTCGGCGGCGACCCGCTGTCACAGGCCGGCGGCGGTGGCGCCGGCGGCTTCGGCGCGGGCGGCTTCGGGAACTTCTCGGACATCATGGACGCCTTCTTCGGAACGGCGTCCCAGCGTGGGCCGAGGTCCAGGACGCGGCGCGGCCAGGACGCGATGATCCGACTGGAGATCGACCTCAACGAGTCGGCCTTCGGCACCACCAAGGACATCCAGGTCGACACCGCTGTGGTCTGCACGACCTGCAGCGGTGAGGGCGCGGCCCCCGGTACGTCGGCGCAGACCTGCGACATGTGCCGCGGCCGCGGCGAGGTCTCGCAGGTCACCCGGTCCTTCCTGGGCCAGGTCATGACATCGCGGCCGTGCCCGCAGTGCCAGGGTTTCGGCACGGTCGTGCCGACTCCCTGCCCGGAGTGCGCGGGCGACGGTCGCATCCGCTCCCGCCGCACGCTCACGGTCAAGATCCCGGCCGGGGTCGACAACGGCACCCGGATCCAGCTCGCGGGTGAGGGCGAGGTCGGCCCGGGCGGCGGTCCCGCCGGCGATCTCTACGTCGAGATCCACGAGTTGCCGCACGCGGTCTTCCAGCGGCGCGGAGACGATCTGCACTGCACGGTGACCGTTCCCATGACGGCAGCCGCTCTCGGCACCAAGGTGCCGCTGGAGACGCTGGACGCACTGGAGGAGGTCGACATCCGGCCGGGCACCCAGTCCGGCCAGTCGATTCCGATGCACCAGCGCGGCATCACGCATCTGCGTGGTGGCGGCCGGGGTGACCTGATCGTGCACGTCGAGGTGCTGACCCCGTCGAAGCTCGACCCCGAGCAGGAGCGGATACTGCGGGAGTTCGCCAAGCTGCGCGGCGAGGAACGGCCCACCGGGCAGTTCCAGCCGGGTCAGCAGGGCCTGTTCTCCCGGCTGAAGGACGCGTTCAACGGGCGGTAG
- a CDS encoding DUF3097 domain-containing protein, whose amino-acid sequence MRSYSPDFTPPWKKQTPAPEVAAEHDLVVEEVTTGFCGAVVRCEKTAEGPTVTLEDRFGKHRVFPMPPRGFLLEGRPVTLVRPAAAPRRPARTASGSVAVPGARARVARAGRIYVEGRHDAELVERVWGDDLRVEGVVVEYLGGIDDLPAIVAEFAPAADARLGVLVDHLVPGSKESRIAAEVTGDHALVVGHPFIDVWEAVKPAAAGIEGWPAVPRGEDWKTGVCRALGWPENTGAAWQRILSGVRSYRDLEPELLGRVEELIDFVTAPA is encoded by the coding sequence ATGCGCAGCTACAGCCCCGACTTCACGCCGCCGTGGAAGAAGCAGACGCCTGCCCCCGAGGTCGCGGCCGAACACGATCTGGTCGTCGAGGAGGTCACCACCGGGTTCTGCGGTGCGGTCGTCCGGTGCGAGAAGACGGCCGAGGGGCCGACCGTCACCCTGGAGGACCGCTTCGGCAAGCACCGGGTCTTCCCGATGCCCCCGCGCGGCTTCCTGCTGGAGGGCCGCCCGGTCACCCTCGTACGGCCCGCGGCGGCGCCGCGGCGCCCCGCCCGCACGGCCTCGGGTTCGGTCGCTGTCCCCGGAGCCAGGGCCCGGGTCGCCCGAGCCGGGCGGATCTACGTGGAGGGCCGCCACGACGCGGAACTGGTGGAGCGGGTGTGGGGCGACGACCTGCGGGTCGAGGGCGTGGTCGTGGAGTATCTGGGCGGTATCGACGATCTCCCCGCGATCGTGGCCGAGTTCGCACCGGCGGCGGACGCCAGGCTCGGGGTGCTGGTCGACCATCTGGTGCCCGGTTCGAAGGAGTCCCGTATCGCGGCGGAAGTCACAGGCGACCACGCGCTGGTCGTGGGCCACCCCTTCATCGACGTCTGGGAGGCGGTCAAACCCGCCGCGGCCGGGATCGAGGGGTGGCCCGCGGTGCCGCGCGGTGAGGACTGGAAGACGGGCGTGTGCCGGGCTCTGGGGTGGCCGGAGAACACCGGTGCGGCCTGGCAGCGGATTCTCTCCGGGGTGCGGTCCTACCGGGACCTGGAGCCGGAGCTGCTGGGACGGGTGGAGGAGCTCATCGACTTCGTGACGGCCCCGGCCTGA
- the hrcA gene encoding heat-inducible transcriptional repressor HrcA — MLSERRLEVLRAIVQDYVGTEEPVGSKALTERHRLGVSPATIRNDMAALEDEGFIAQPHTSAGRIPTDKGYRLFVDRLAGVKPLSSPERRAIQNFMDGAVDLDDVVGRTVRLLAQLTRQVAVVQYPSLTRSTVRHVELLSLAPARLMLVLITDTGRVEQRMIDCPAPFGDTSLADLRARLNSRVVGRRFADVPQLVQDLPESFDQEDRGTVTTVLSTLLETLVEETEERLMIGGTANLTRFGHDFPLTIRPVLEALEEQVVLLKLLGEDSGMTVSIGHENAHEGLTSTSVVAVGYGSGDEAVAKLGVVGPTRMDYPGTMGAVRAVARYVGQILAES; from the coding sequence GTGCTCAGCGAACGCAGACTCGAAGTGTTGCGCGCCATCGTCCAGGACTACGTGGGCACCGAGGAGCCGGTCGGTTCCAAGGCGCTCACCGAGCGGCACCGGCTCGGCGTCTCGCCGGCCACCATCCGCAACGACATGGCCGCCCTGGAGGACGAGGGCTTCATCGCCCAGCCCCACACCAGCGCAGGGCGCATCCCGACGGACAAGGGCTACCGGCTGTTCGTGGACCGGCTCGCGGGCGTCAAGCCCCTCTCGTCGCCCGAGCGGCGCGCCATCCAGAACTTCATGGACGGCGCGGTCGACCTCGACGACGTGGTGGGCCGGACGGTGCGGCTGCTGGCCCAGCTGACCCGGCAGGTCGCCGTCGTGCAGTACCCGTCGCTGACCCGTTCCACGGTCCGGCACGTGGAATTGCTCTCACTTGCCCCCGCCCGGTTGATGCTGGTGCTGATCACGGACACCGGACGGGTTGAGCAACGCATGATCGACTGTCCGGCGCCTTTCGGTGACACGTCGCTGGCGGACCTCAGGGCCCGGCTGAACAGCCGGGTGGTGGGGCGCCGTTTCGCAGATGTGCCCCAACTGGTGCAGGATCTTCCCGAGTCCTTCGACCAGGAGGACAGGGGGACTGTCACGACCGTCCTCTCGACCCTGCTGGAAACCCTGGTCGAGGAGACGGAGGAGCGGCTGATGATCGGCGGAACCGCCAATCTGACCCGCTTCGGACATGACTTCCCGCTGACCATCAGGCCGGTGCTGGAAGCACTCGAGGAGCAGGTCGTGCTCCTCAAACTGCTCGGGGAGGACTCGGGCATGACCGTGAGCATCGGGCATGAGAACGCCCACGAAGGACTGACGTCCACATCGGTCGTCGCCGTCGGCTACGGTTCGGGCGACGAGGCAGTCGCCAAACTCGGCGTGGTCGGACCGACCCGCATGGACTACCCCGGAACGATGGGAGCGGTACGCGCAGTGGCACGTTACGTCGGACAGATCCTGGCGGAGTCGTAA